In Nitrospirota bacterium, one genomic interval encodes:
- a CDS encoding pantoate--beta-alanine ligase — translation MRIIRSVPAMTMWSLGLRREGVGVGMVPTMGALHEGHRSLIRKARLSCEALVVSLFVNPSQFGPGEDYARYPRMFKDDAALCRREGVDVLFAPSAAAMYPTGFETEVVAGAAGRRWEGVVRPGHFDGVATIVTKLFSIVRPDRAFFGQKDFQQSVIVQRLAEDLNLGVKILVCPTVREADGLAMSSRNQYLTRAQRQVAPVLHDALQAGRTAILRGIRFGAQVARAMQHVVEQEPGVRVDYLACCDPRTLEPLPRITKTAVLLGAIRLGRVRLIDNLLVTL, via the coding sequence ATGCGCATCATCCGATCGGTCCCGGCCATGACCATGTGGAGTCTCGGCCTCCGGCGTGAAGGGGTCGGCGTCGGGATGGTCCCCACCATGGGGGCGTTGCATGAGGGGCACCGGTCGCTGATTCGCAAGGCGCGCTTGTCCTGCGAAGCTCTCGTCGTCAGTCTCTTCGTAAACCCGAGCCAGTTCGGCCCCGGCGAGGATTACGCCAGATATCCGCGGATGTTCAAGGACGATGCGGCGCTCTGTCGCCGCGAAGGGGTAGACGTGCTGTTCGCGCCTTCCGCCGCCGCCATGTATCCGACCGGTTTTGAAACCGAGGTGGTCGCCGGTGCTGCGGGGCGACGATGGGAGGGGGTCGTCCGGCCCGGCCATTTTGACGGCGTGGCGACGATCGTCACGAAGCTCTTCTCGATCGTCCGGCCGGACCGGGCTTTTTTCGGACAGAAGGATTTTCAGCAATCGGTGATCGTGCAGCGGTTGGCGGAAGACCTGAACCTCGGGGTGAAGATCCTCGTCTGCCCGACGGTGCGCGAAGCCGACGGGCTGGCGATGAGCTCGCGGAACCAGTACCTCACCCGGGCGCAGCGACAAGTCGCGCCGGTGCTCCACGACGCGCTCCAGGCAGGGCGGACGGCCATCCTGCGGGGCATCAGGTTCGGCGCGCAGGTCGCGCGCGCGATGCAGCACGTCGTGGAGCAGGAACCGGGCGTCCGGGTGGACTATCTGGCCTGCTGCGACCCGCGGACCCTGGAACCGCTCCCGCGCATCACCAAGACGGCCGTGCTCCTCGGCGCCATCCGCCTCGGCCGCGTCCGGTTGATCGACAATCTGTTGGTGACATTGTAA
- the folK gene encoding 2-amino-4-hydroxy-6-hydroxymethyldihydropteridine diphosphokinase, which produces MSREIVYIGFGSNLGNRLDFCDRAVTLLNLLPHSLVTGVSSLYETEPLPENNPGPQWFLNGIVRLETDLAPRSLLEVCREVEKSLGRDQDDRSGPRTLDLDILLYGARVINEPGLIVPHPRLHLRRFVLEPLVELTPDLRHPVLNETVAELLASLDDRSVVRRLDPQPSLRYGSRPSCSSAAAAKDSA; this is translated from the coding sequence ATGTCACGCGAGATCGTCTACATCGGTTTCGGATCGAACCTGGGGAACAGGCTGGATTTTTGTGATCGCGCGGTCACGCTTCTGAACCTCCTGCCGCACTCCCTTGTGACGGGAGTCTCGTCGCTCTACGAAACGGAGCCCCTGCCGGAGAATAACCCGGGTCCCCAGTGGTTTCTGAACGGCATCGTCCGCCTCGAAACAGACCTCGCGCCGCGGAGCTTGCTGGAGGTCTGCCGTGAAGTGGAGAAGTCATTGGGGCGGGACCAGGACGATCGAAGCGGACCCCGCACATTGGACCTGGACATCCTGCTCTATGGCGCCCGCGTCATCAACGAGCCTGGCTTGATCGTGCCTCATCCCCGGTTGCACCTCCGGCGGTTTGTTCTGGAGCCACTGGTGGAATTGACGCCGGACTTGCGGCACCCCGTGCTGAACGAGACCGTGGCGGAGTTACTGGCTTCGCTCGACGATCGCTCGGTCGTGCGCAGACTCGACCCGCAACCCAGTTTGCGCTATGGGAGCCGTCCTTCCTGCAGCTCCGCAGCCGCGGCGAAGGATTCCGCCTGA
- a CDS encoding DNA recombination protein RmuC yields MIATAAAGLVTGLILGGLLAWLWSSARLRAESHATLIEAAERTQRAEASAEELRKQTEEERAELTRLRDQLASAQQARTAADTRSEEALKSLQEQKALLSQARGEMAEAFKALSGEALKTNNEAFLSLARTSFERLHAEAKGDLSQRQQAIDEMVKPLQEALLRYESQIHLLEQSRQSAYGGLDQHLKSLADSHQKLQQETGNLVKALRAPTVRGRWGEITLKRVAELAGMVEHCDFTEQVSVEGDDGRLRPDMVVHLPGDRQIIVDAKAVLSAYLEAHAAQDETQRLAFLRQHAAQVRSRMEDLSAKAYWSQFPQTPKYVVLFLPGEQYLGAALEQDPKLIEDGLSRSVLIATPTTLIALLHAGAYGWRQEQLSEHAQQAGRLGKDLYDRMAVLTEHLDDIGQSLAKSVQAYNKAVGSIETRVLPAARKFKELGIASDKDLPRLEPIDSVPRSAPPSE; encoded by the coding sequence ATGATCGCGACAGCCGCAGCAGGACTCGTGACCGGCCTGATTCTGGGCGGGCTGCTGGCCTGGCTCTGGAGCAGCGCGCGCCTCCGGGCCGAATCTCACGCGACACTGATCGAAGCAGCCGAGCGGACACAACGGGCCGAAGCCTCCGCCGAGGAACTCCGAAAGCAGACGGAAGAGGAGCGGGCGGAACTGACCCGGCTGCGTGACCAGCTTGCCAGCGCCCAGCAGGCGCGCACGGCGGCGGACACCCGCAGCGAAGAGGCGCTCAAGAGCTTGCAGGAGCAGAAGGCGCTGCTCTCCCAGGCCCGCGGCGAAATGGCCGAAGCCTTCAAGGCCCTGTCGGGCGAGGCCCTGAAGACCAACAACGAAGCCTTCCTCTCCCTCGCCCGGACGTCGTTCGAACGGCTCCATGCCGAAGCGAAGGGCGACCTGTCGCAGCGCCAGCAAGCCATCGATGAGATGGTGAAACCGCTGCAAGAAGCCCTGTTGCGTTACGAGTCCCAGATTCATCTCCTGGAACAATCACGTCAGTCGGCCTACGGCGGACTGGACCAGCACCTCAAAAGCCTGGCGGACTCCCATCAGAAGCTCCAGCAGGAAACCGGCAACCTGGTCAAGGCCCTGCGCGCCCCGACGGTCAGGGGCCGCTGGGGCGAGATCACACTCAAGCGCGTGGCTGAGCTCGCCGGGATGGTCGAACATTGCGACTTCACCGAGCAAGTGAGCGTCGAGGGAGACGACGGGCGTCTCCGCCCGGACATGGTGGTGCACCTTCCGGGCGATCGCCAGATCATCGTGGACGCCAAGGCGGTCTTGTCCGCGTATTTGGAAGCCCACGCCGCGCAAGACGAGACGCAACGGCTGGCTTTTCTGCGGCAGCACGCGGCGCAAGTGCGGTCGCGCATGGAAGACTTGAGCGCCAAAGCGTACTGGTCGCAATTTCCCCAGACCCCGAAATATGTCGTCCTCTTCCTGCCGGGCGAACAGTACCTGGGGGCGGCGCTCGAACAGGATCCCAAGCTGATCGAGGACGGGCTGTCCCGCAGCGTCCTGATCGCCACCCCCACCACGCTGATCGCGCTGCTGCACGCCGGCGCCTACGGCTGGCGGCAGGAACAACTGAGCGAGCACGCGCAGCAGGCGGGCCGATTGGGCAAAGACTTGTACGACCGGATGGCGGTCCTGACCGAACATTTGGACGATATCGGGCAATCGCTCGCCAAGAGCGTGCAGGCGTACAACAAGGCTGTGGGCTCGATCGAGACCCGCGTCCTGCCGGCGGCCCGCAAGTTCAAGGAGCTGGGAATCGCCTCCGACAAAGACCTGCCCCGGCTCGAGCCGATCGATTCAGTCCCGAGATCCGCACCACCTTCAGAATGA
- a CDS encoding uracil-DNA glycosylase: MRNLTLLNEQIVGCRRCPRLVAHREAMAREKRRQFRDWTYWGRPIPGFGDPKARLFVVGLAPAAHGGNRTGRVFTGDRSGDWLYEALHRFGFANQPESTHKGDGLALADCYIAAAVRCAPPGNKPTPDEFEACRPYLLEELRLLTQLRVVVALGKIAFDQYLKACRELGDQIPSPALRFGHGVRYPLPWGVTLIGSYHPSQQNTFTGKLTRPMFHSVFKQARACLPGH, translated from the coding sequence ATGCGCAACCTGACGCTTCTCAACGAGCAGATTGTGGGCTGTCGACGCTGTCCGCGACTGGTGGCGCATCGGGAAGCCATGGCTCGCGAGAAACGCCGACAGTTCCGGGACTGGACCTATTGGGGCCGCCCGATCCCTGGATTCGGCGATCCCAAGGCACGCCTCTTCGTGGTCGGTCTGGCCCCCGCCGCCCACGGGGGCAACCGCACCGGTCGGGTCTTCACCGGCGATCGCAGCGGCGACTGGCTCTATGAGGCGTTGCACCGGTTCGGGTTCGCCAATCAGCCTGAGTCGACGCACAAGGGGGACGGGCTGGCGCTGGCGGATTGCTACATCGCGGCGGCGGTGCGCTGCGCCCCGCCCGGCAACAAGCCGACTCCCGACGAGTTTGAGGCTTGCCGGCCCTATCTGTTGGAGGAGTTGCGCCTGCTGACGCAGCTACGCGTGGTCGTGGCGTTGGGAAAAATCGCGTTCGACCAGTATCTGAAGGCCTGCCGCGAGCTCGGGGATCAGATCCCGTCCCCCGCGCTTCGCTTCGGCCACGGGGTCCGCTACCCCCTGCCTTGGGGTGTGACCCTCATCGGATCCTATCATCCGAGCCAGCAGAATACCTTCACCGGCAAGCTGACGAGACCGATGTTCCACTCGGTGTTCAAGCAGGCCCGCGCCTGCCTGCCCGGCCACTGA
- a CDS encoding glycerate kinase: MRSATRQSPLPWTVNRLLDRLIRAALAAADPKLAVRRTVKRSGPVVHVDGRSYDLRAYDRVVAVGAGKASAQMAVALERCLGGRLEGGLVVVKNGYAAGTKTIRVLEAGHPVPNRAGQQSAARLMALVHNCSDRDLVFVLLSGGASSLLPAPAAGLTLADLQRTTSLLLACGASIQDINTVRKHLSALQGGRLAAATKARVVSLILSDVPGDDLGAIGSGPTAPDATTYEDASEILRRHEIWRSIPAKVRTHLLAGCRGDRNETPKPGAPLFRRVQNRIIGNNAGAVHAAAQAARQAGLNPLILTTRLVGEAKEAAKLFGAIAKEIAATGRPIRRPACVIAGGELTVTRKGTGRGGRAQEFSLAAAMEIAGLPNVWIAAFGTDGTDGPTDAAGACANGFTAARATRLGVDPATMLARNDSYGFFKKIGGHLRTGPTGTNVNDLYLLLAL, translated from the coding sequence ATGCGCTCGGCCACCAGGCAGTCGCCTCTCCCGTGGACGGTGAACCGTCTGTTGGACCGTCTGATCCGCGCCGCCCTGGCCGCAGCGGACCCGAAACTCGCCGTGCGCCGGACCGTGAAGCGGAGCGGCCCTGTAGTGCACGTCGATGGACGGTCGTACGACCTGCGCGCCTATGATCGTGTCGTGGCGGTGGGCGCCGGCAAGGCCTCGGCTCAGATGGCGGTGGCATTGGAACGCTGTTTGGGCGGTCGCTTGGAAGGCGGCCTGGTCGTCGTCAAAAACGGGTACGCCGCGGGCACTAAAACCATCCGGGTGCTGGAAGCGGGCCATCCGGTCCCGAATCGGGCCGGGCAGCAAAGCGCGGCCCGCTTGATGGCACTCGTTCACAACTGTTCCGATCGGGACCTGGTCTTTGTGTTGCTGTCGGGCGGAGCCTCCAGCTTGTTGCCCGCTCCGGCCGCCGGCCTGACTCTTGCGGACCTTCAACGGACAACCTCGCTGTTGCTCGCCTGCGGGGCCTCGATCCAGGATATCAATACGGTCCGTAAGCACCTCTCGGCGCTCCAAGGAGGCAGATTGGCGGCGGCGACCAAGGCACGTGTCGTGAGCCTGATCCTGTCCGACGTGCCGGGGGACGACCTGGGCGCCATCGGCTCGGGACCGACCGCCCCGGATGCGACAACCTACGAGGACGCGAGCGAGATCTTGCGGCGGCACGAGATTTGGCGGTCCATCCCTGCCAAGGTTCGGACCCATTTGCTGGCCGGATGCAGAGGAGACCGGAACGAAACGCCGAAGCCCGGCGCGCCGCTGTTCCGCCGCGTGCAGAATCGGATCATCGGGAACAATGCTGGAGCCGTGCACGCAGCGGCGCAGGCAGCCAGGCAGGCAGGGCTCAATCCGTTGATCCTCACCACCAGACTGGTCGGAGAGGCGAAGGAGGCGGCCAAGCTGTTCGGCGCCATCGCGAAAGAGATCGCGGCCACCGGCAGGCCGATCCGGCGTCCGGCCTGTGTCATCGCCGGGGGCGAGTTGACCGTGACACGCAAAGGAACCGGCCGAGGCGGCCGCGCCCAGGAGTTTTCGCTGGCGGCGGCGATGGAGATCGCCGGGTTGCCCAACGTCTGGATAGCCGCCTTCGGAACCGACGGTACGGATGGGCCCACCGATGCGGCTGGAGCCTGCGCGAATGGTTTCACGGCTGCCCGAGCCACGCGACTCGGCGTCGATCCGGCAACCATGCTTGCCCGCAACGATTCTTACGGCTTCTTCAAGAAAATCGGCGGGCACCTGCGAACCGGCCCCACCGGCACGAATGTGAACGACCTCTATCTGTTGCTCGCCCTCTAG
- a CDS encoding LL-diaminopimelate aminotransferase: MAGFPIEFAGRIKTLPPYLFAAIDEMKQKAIARGVDIINLGIGDPDLPTPKPIIDALSRAAADPKNHQYPSYEGMLAFRKEVADWYKRRFNVALDPASEVLTLIGSKEGIGHIPLAFVDPGDIVLVPSPGYPVYPVGTGFAGGISHLMPLEKKNGFLPDLNAVPKDVAKKAKLMFLNSPNNPTSVVMSKDYFKKVVAFAQEHQVIVCHDAAYSEIFYDGKRPASFLEVDGAKDVGIEFHSLSKTYNMTGWRLGFAVGHKQVLTGLGKVKSNLDSGVFQAVQEAGIAALQLDDNVTDGLRKVYQERRDVLVPGLKKLGLDVDPPPAAFYVWVTVPKGYTSASFTAHLLEKAGIVTTPGNGFGAPGEGYIRMTVCTTKERLAEAVERIKKAGF; the protein is encoded by the coding sequence ATGGCCGGATTTCCGATTGAGTTCGCGGGCCGGATCAAGACCCTGCCGCCCTACTTGTTTGCCGCCATCGACGAAATGAAGCAGAAGGCGATCGCGCGGGGCGTGGATATCATCAACCTGGGCATCGGCGACCCGGACCTGCCGACACCGAAGCCGATTATTGATGCGCTCAGCCGCGCCGCCGCCGATCCCAAGAACCATCAATATCCGTCCTATGAGGGAATGCTCGCGTTCCGCAAGGAAGTGGCGGACTGGTACAAGCGGCGGTTCAATGTCGCGCTGGACCCGGCCTCCGAGGTCCTCACGTTGATCGGGTCCAAGGAAGGCATCGGCCATATTCCCCTGGCTTTCGTGGATCCGGGCGACATTGTCCTAGTGCCGAGCCCCGGCTACCCGGTCTATCCGGTGGGGACCGGCTTTGCCGGCGGGATCTCGCACCTCATGCCCCTGGAAAAGAAAAACGGGTTTCTCCCCGATCTGAACGCAGTTCCCAAGGACGTGGCCAAAAAAGCCAAGCTCATGTTCCTGAACTCTCCGAACAATCCGACCTCCGTAGTCATGAGCAAGGACTATTTCAAAAAGGTGGTGGCCTTCGCGCAGGAACATCAGGTGATCGTCTGTCACGATGCGGCCTATTCGGAGATTTTCTACGACGGCAAGCGGCCGGCCAGCTTCCTGGAGGTTGACGGAGCCAAGGACGTCGGCATCGAGTTCCACTCCCTCTCCAAGACCTACAACATGACCGGTTGGCGCCTCGGCTTCGCGGTGGGCCACAAACAGGTCCTGACCGGGCTGGGGAAGGTGAAGAGCAACCTGGATTCGGGCGTGTTCCAGGCCGTGCAGGAAGCGGGCATCGCGGCGCTGCAGTTGGATGACAACGTGACCGACGGGCTGCGCAAGGTGTATCAGGAGCGCCGGGACGTGCTGGTGCCGGGGCTCAAGAAGCTCGGCTTGGACGTGGACCCGCCTCCAGCCGCCTTCTACGTCTGGGTGACGGTGCCCAAGGGCTATACCTCCGCCTCGTTCACCGCGCACTTGCTGGAAAAGGCCGGGATCGTGACGACACCGGGCAACGGGTTCGGCGCGCCGGGCGAGGGTTACATCCGTATGACCGTCTGCACGACGAAGGAACGGCTGGCGGAGGCGGTGGAACGGATTAAGAAAGCCGGATTTTAG
- a CDS encoding peptidoglycan-associated lipoprotein yields MEAQAPPAPVEETRVAEPEAPPPPPPPPPPSPPVVQLPEPLDLYFDYDRDALKLSDADKVALSEISERLKKNAEQAVAIEGHCDERGTSAYNLALGERRAKAAKQYLESQGVLAAQIQTTSFGKERPVCTDHSKACWQKNRRAHVRVQ; encoded by the coding sequence ATGGAAGCCCAGGCGCCGCCGGCGCCGGTTGAGGAAACGCGTGTGGCTGAACCTGAGGCACCCCCGCCGCCGCCTCCGCCCCCTCCCCCGTCTCCACCTGTCGTGCAGCTGCCGGAGCCGTTGGACCTCTACTTTGACTATGACCGCGACGCGCTCAAGCTGAGCGACGCGGATAAAGTCGCACTGAGCGAGATTTCGGAACGGCTCAAGAAGAACGCCGAACAGGCGGTGGCCATCGAGGGCCATTGCGATGAACGAGGCACCAGCGCCTACAATCTGGCGCTCGGCGAGAGACGGGCCAAGGCGGCGAAGCAATATCTGGAAAGTCAGGGCGTCTTGGCGGCCCAGATCCAGACCACCAGCTTCGGCAAAGAACGGCCGGTCTGTACCGACCACAGCAAAGCCTGCTGGCAAAAGAACCGTCGGGCGCACGTCCGGGTGCAGTAA
- a CDS encoding lytic transglycosylase — MGLRLMALFLACLSLTLALGRQPAQAQQTSAPSDPAPRDTVSPAPSTNKPPAAEPDNVPAETLYPSPDAEDRLVILPEIKREGERRFLSSFKLPDKLVFAGETVPLDNWQVRERLEYEFYQFLEDEGDSIILAKRTGRCFPPVEKQLAESGLPDDLKFMLLVESKCVAAAYSKAKASGPWQFIGSTGKRYKLNSNQWRDDRRNLEMSTEAAIKYLRFLKQDLGDWFLAMAAYNAGEDRIRKLLKEQRVDDYWKLHYVRETMRYVPRIIVAKEIYSQPEKYLGLTKKDLYAPLELETVTVTIKEPQRHLALIAKEFGSYFLEVKMLNPEIRKEYLPKGTHQLKVPKQDCPNRCFKQDKTP; from the coding sequence ATGGGACTTCGACTGATGGCGCTGTTCCTGGCCTGCCTCTCCCTCACCCTTGCGCTGGGCCGGCAACCGGCACAAGCGCAGCAGACAAGCGCGCCGTCTGACCCGGCTCCCCGCGACACCGTGTCTCCTGCCCCCTCGACGAACAAACCACCAGCGGCCGAACCGGACAATGTTCCGGCCGAGACCCTGTATCCCAGCCCCGACGCGGAAGACCGGCTCGTGATCCTGCCGGAAATCAAGCGCGAGGGAGAACGGCGCTTCTTGAGCTCGTTCAAACTCCCGGACAAACTGGTGTTTGCCGGTGAAACCGTGCCGCTGGACAACTGGCAGGTGCGCGAACGGCTCGAATACGAGTTCTACCAGTTCCTGGAAGACGAGGGCGACAGTATCATCCTGGCCAAACGCACCGGCCGTTGCTTTCCCCCCGTGGAGAAACAGCTCGCCGAGTCCGGCCTCCCCGACGACCTGAAGTTCATGCTGCTCGTGGAGAGCAAATGCGTCGCCGCGGCCTATTCCAAGGCCAAGGCGTCGGGTCCCTGGCAGTTCATCGGGTCCACCGGCAAACGCTACAAACTGAACAGCAATCAGTGGCGGGACGATCGGCGGAACCTGGAAATGTCCACCGAGGCGGCGATCAAGTACTTGCGCTTCCTCAAACAGGATCTGGGCGACTGGTTCCTCGCCATGGCCGCCTACAACGCGGGCGAGGACCGAATCAGGAAGCTGCTCAAGGAACAGCGCGTGGACGACTATTGGAAACTCCACTACGTGCGGGAGACGATGCGCTACGTGCCCCGGATCATCGTCGCCAAGGAGATTTACAGCCAGCCGGAGAAATATCTCGGCCTGACCAAGAAGGACCTCTATGCGCCGCTGGAACTGGAAACGGTCACCGTCACGATCAAGGAGCCGCAGCGGCATCTGGCCCTGATTGCGAAGGAATTCGGCTCGTACTTCCTGGAGGTCAAGATGCTCAACCCGGAGATCCGCAAAGAATACCTGCCCAAAGGCACCCATCAGCTCAAAGTCCCCAAGCAAGACTGCCCCAACCGCTGCTTCAAGCAAGACAAAACTCCCTAA
- the fsa gene encoding fructose-6-phosphate aldolase, with translation MKIYLDTASVKEIHEAASFGLIDGVTTNPSLVAKEGRSFKDVIHEICSLVDGPISAEVVSVEADAMIKEGRELAKIHKNIVVKIPLIPEGLKATKKLASEGIRVNVTLCFSPTQALLAAKAGAWCVSPFIGRLDDISSDGMALIRQILAIYRNYDFKTQVLVASVRHPQHVVEAALAGGHIATMPYSVFQALYKHPLTDSGLKKFLADWNASPAGK, from the coding sequence ATGAAAATCTATCTCGATACCGCCAGCGTCAAGGAAATCCACGAAGCGGCCAGCTTCGGACTCATCGACGGAGTGACGACGAATCCCTCGTTGGTGGCCAAAGAAGGCCGCAGCTTTAAAGACGTGATCCACGAAATTTGCAGCCTCGTGGACGGCCCCATCAGCGCCGAAGTCGTGAGCGTCGAGGCCGACGCCATGATCAAAGAAGGGCGCGAGCTGGCCAAGATTCACAAAAACATCGTGGTCAAGATTCCGCTCATTCCCGAAGGGCTCAAGGCGACGAAGAAGCTGGCCTCGGAAGGCATCCGGGTGAATGTTACGCTCTGCTTCTCGCCCACCCAGGCCCTGCTGGCCGCCAAGGCCGGCGCCTGGTGCGTTTCTCCGTTCATCGGCCGGCTGGACGACATCAGCTCGGACGGCATGGCGCTCATTCGGCAGATTCTCGCAATCTATCGCAACTACGATTTCAAAACCCAGGTACTCGTCGCCAGCGTGCGGCATCCGCAGCACGTCGTCGAGGCGGCCCTGGCCGGCGGGCATATCGCCACGATGCCCTACAGCGTATTCCAGGCGCTCTACAAGCACCCGCTCACCGACAGCGGGCTGAAGAAGTTCTTGGCGGATTGGAACGCCAGCCCGGCGGGCAAATAA
- a CDS encoding PilZ domain-containing protein: protein MEPRCPNCKQRYTQRIHRQGWFEHVLSVICVYPFRCQLCTCRFRALAWGHRYTKEHVDQRQLERFPVNCPARFSVSQTRGPDLEGDATVTDLSMGGCGLETRSMLEPGMLLRLQIQTWEDQQAVHVTPAVVRAVRPRVIGVEFLEFQPPEKQRLGQFVQSLFLINRGRR from the coding sequence ATGGAGCCGCGGTGCCCCAACTGCAAGCAACGCTATACGCAGCGAATCCATCGGCAGGGGTGGTTCGAGCATGTCTTGAGCGTTATCTGCGTCTATCCCTTCCGCTGCCAGCTCTGCACCTGCCGCTTTCGTGCTCTGGCCTGGGGACACCGTTACACAAAAGAACACGTTGACCAGCGCCAGCTCGAGCGGTTCCCGGTCAACTGCCCGGCTCGGTTTTCCGTCAGTCAGACTCGGGGACCGGACCTGGAAGGAGACGCCACCGTGACGGATCTGTCGATGGGAGGCTGTGGGCTTGAAACCCGGTCCATGCTTGAGCCCGGCATGCTGCTGCGGTTGCAGATTCAGACCTGGGAGGATCAGCAGGCGGTCCACGTGACGCCCGCCGTGGTCCGAGCCGTCCGTCCACGGGTCATCGGAGTAGAGTTTCTGGAATTCCAGCCGCCAGAGAAGCAGCGCCTCGGCCAGTTCGTGCAAAGTCTCTTCCTCATCAACCGAGGCCGACGCTAA
- a CDS encoding type 1 glutamine amidotransferase: MKRAICLQHVAFEGPGAFADLLVGKDFIISNHLVPKVGLPPDAGDVLLVMGGPMSVNDPEPWIETETAFIREAVESGTPVLGVCLGAQLLAKALGAQVAPGPGVEIGMTPIHVTDQGREDPVFGTLPDPFEVFQWHGEAFDLPDGAVPLASSYLFPLQAFRFGLQAYGVLFHLEMQRDGIEALCQECPEDVTKAGQDPSSLLSRAEPHLPRLHSIAERLIAHLTAPVH; the protein is encoded by the coding sequence ATGAAGCGCGCGATCTGCCTTCAACATGTCGCCTTCGAAGGGCCCGGGGCCTTTGCCGATCTCCTGGTCGGCAAGGACTTCATCATTTCCAACCACCTGGTCCCCAAGGTCGGCTTGCCGCCCGATGCGGGGGATGTGCTGCTCGTGATGGGCGGCCCCATGTCGGTCAACGATCCGGAACCGTGGATTGAGACGGAGACGGCCTTCATCCGGGAAGCGGTGGAGAGCGGAACGCCGGTGCTTGGGGTCTGTCTGGGGGCGCAGTTGCTGGCCAAGGCGCTTGGCGCACAAGTCGCACCGGGGCCCGGGGTAGAGATCGGCATGACGCCGATACACGTGACCGACCAGGGCCGTGAGGATCCGGTCTTCGGGACGTTGCCCGATCCGTTCGAGGTGTTCCAATGGCATGGCGAGGCCTTCGACCTGCCCGACGGGGCGGTGCCCCTGGCCTCCTCCTACTTGTTCCCCTTGCAGGCCTTCCGGTTCGGGCTGCAAGCCTACGGAGTCCTGTTCCACCTGGAAATGCAGCGGGACGGCATCGAAGCCCTGTGCCAGGAATGTCCGGAGGACGTGACCAAGGCCGGCCAGGACCCTTCCTCCCTGCTCAGCCGCGCCGAGCCGCATCTGCCCCGCTTGCATTCGATCGCCGAGCGGCTTATCGCCCACCTCACAGCGCCCGTCCATTGA
- a CDS encoding PilZ domain-containing protein — MTMGLHCPECDATAVRRTPRRGLLENLLSTAYIYPYRCEVCSSRFRSLEWGRRYRKETPSGDRRQHERFEIRCPAWFSTDEGGPPSQQGEAVLTDLSLGGCGLETDVPLEAGTVLRLQMQTWEDQLPIRVDRAVVRSIRPRIVGLEFLQFQPREKHRLGLFVKGLLAVGRC; from the coding sequence ATGACTATGGGCTTACACTGTCCAGAGTGCGACGCAACGGCCGTGCGGCGCACGCCGCGCAGGGGGTTGCTCGAGAATCTGTTGAGCACCGCCTATATCTACCCCTACCGGTGCGAGGTCTGCAGTTCCCGCTTCCGCAGCCTGGAATGGGGACGTCGCTATCGGAAGGAGACTCCGTCCGGCGACCGCCGGCAGCATGAACGATTTGAGATCCGCTGCCCGGCCTGGTTCTCGACGGACGAGGGGGGGCCGCCCAGTCAACAGGGCGAAGCCGTCCTCACGGACCTGTCGTTGGGCGGATGCGGACTGGAAACCGACGTGCCGCTGGAGGCGGGGACGGTCCTGCGGCTACAGATGCAGACCTGGGAAGATCAATTGCCGATCCGGGTGGATCGCGCCGTGGTGCGTTCGATCCGTCCGCGCATCGTGGGGTTGGAATTTCTGCAGTTTCAGCCGAGAGAAAAACACCGCCTTGGGCTGTTCGTGAAAGGCCTCCTCGCCGTGGGCCGCTGCTGA